A genomic segment from Mustela lutreola isolate mMusLut2 chromosome 15, mMusLut2.pri, whole genome shotgun sequence encodes:
- the CHD3 gene encoding chromodomain-helicase-DNA-binding protein 3 isoform X11, whose product MASPLRDEEEEEEEMVVSEEEEEEEEEGDEEEEEVEAADEDYEEDDDEGALGRGPGHDRGRDRHSPPGCHLFPPPPPPPPLPPPPPPPPPPDKDDIRLLPSALGVKKRKRGPKKQKENKPGKPRKRKKLDSEEEFGSERDEYREKSESGGSEYGMGPGRKRRRKHREKKEKKTKRRKKGEGDGGQKQVEQKSSATLLLTWGLEDVEHVFSEEDYHTLTNYKAFSQFMRPLIAKKNPKIPMSKMMTILGAKWREFSANNPFKGSAAAVAAAAAAAAAAVAEQVSAAVSSAAPIAPSGPPTLPPPPSADTQPPPIRRAKTKEGKGPGHKRRSKSPRVPDGRKKLRGKKMAPLKIKLGLLGGKRKKGGSYVLQSDEGPEPEAEESDLDSGSVHSASGRPDGPVRTKKLKRGRPGRKKRKVLGCPAVAGEDEVDGYETDHQDYCEVCQQGGEIILCDTCPRAYHLVCLDPELDRAPEGKWSCPHCEKEGVQWEAKEEEEEYEEEGEEEGEKEEEDDHMEYCRVCKDGGELLCCDACISSYHIHCLNPPLPDIPNGEWLCPRCTCPVLKGRVQKILHWRWGEPPVSVPAPQQADGNPDAPPPRPLQGRSEREFFVKWVGLSYWHCSWAKELQLEIFHLVMYRNYQRKNDMDEPPPLDYGSGEDDGKSDKRKVKDPHYAEMEEKYYRFGIKPEWMTVHRIINHSVDKKGNYHYLVKWRDLPYDQSTWEEDEMNIPEYEDHKQSYWRHRELIMGEDPAQPRKYKKKKKELQGDGPPSSPTNDPTVKYESQPRFITATGGTLHMYQLEGLNWLRFSWAQGTDTILADEMGLGKTIQTIVFLYSLYKEGHTKGPFLVSAPLSTIINWEREFQMWAPKFYVVTYTGDKDSRAIIRENEFSFEDNAIKGGKKAFKMKREAQVKFHVLLTSYELITIDQAALGSIRWACLVVDEAHRLKNNQSKFFRVLNGYKIDHKLLLTGTPLQNNLEELFHLLNFLTPERFNNLEGFLEEFADISKEDQIKKLHDLLGPHMLRRLKADVFKNMPAKTELIVRVELSPMQKKYYKYILTRNFEALNSRGGGNQVSLLNIMMDLKKCCNHPYLFPVAAMESPKLPSGAYEGGALIKASGKLMLLQKMLRKLKEQGHRVLIFSQMTKMLDLLEDFLDYEGYKYERIDGGITGALRQEAIDRFNAPGAQQFCFLLSTRAGGLGINLATADTVIIFDSDWNPHNDIQAFSRAHRIGQANKVMIYRFVTRASVEERITQVAKRKMMLTHLVVRPGLGSKAGSMSKQELDDILKFGTEELFKDENEGENKEEDSSVIHYDNEAIARLLDRNQDATEDTDVQNMNEYLSSFKVAQYVVREEDKIEEIEREIIKQEENVDPDYWEKLLRHHYEQQQEDLARNLGKGKRVRKQVNYNDAAQEDQDNQSEYSVGSEEEDEDFDERPEGRRQSKRQLRNEKDKPLPPLLARVGGNIEVLGFNTRQRKAFLNAVMRWGMPPQDAFTTQWLVRDLRGKTEKEFKAYVSLFMRHLCEPGADGSETFADGVPREGLSRQQVLTRIGVMSLVKKKVQEFEHINGRWSMPELMPDPSADSKRSSRASSPTKTSPTTPEASATNSPCTSKPATPAPSEKGDGVRTPLEKDEAENQEEKPEKNSKIGEKMETEADVPSPAPSLGERLESRKIPLEEEVPGVPGEMEPEPGYRGDREKSATESTPGERGEEKPLDGQEHRERPEGETGDLGKREDVKGERELRPGPPRDEPRPNSRREEKVEKPRFMFNIADGGFTELHTLWQNEERAAICSGKLNEIWHRRHDYWLLAGIVLHGYARWQDIQNDAQFAIINEPFKTEANKGNFLEMKNKFLARRFKLLEQALVIEEQLRRAAYLNLSQEPAHPAMALHARFAEAECLAESHQHLSKESLAGNKPANAVLHKVLNQLEELLSDMKADVTRLPATLSRIPPIAARLQMSERSILSRLASKGTEPHPTPAFPPGPYATPPGYGAAFSAAPVGALAAAGANYSQMPAGSFITAATNGPPVLVKKEKEMVGALVSDGLDRKEPRAGEVICIDD is encoded by the exons ATGGCTTCCCCTCTGagggacgaggaggaggaggaggaggagatggtggtgtcggaggaggaagaagaggaggaagaagagggcgacgaggaggaggaggaggtggaagcGGCCGACGAGGACTACGAGGAGGACGACGACGAGGGAGCGCTCGGGCGCGGGCCGGGCCACGACCGGGGCCGCGACCGCCACAGCCCCCCCGGCTGCCACCTcttcccgccgccgccgccgccgccgccgctgcccccgccgccgccgccgcccccgccgccag ATAAGGATGACATccggctgctgccttcagctttgggTGTAAAGAAGAGAAAACGAGGACccaagaagcagaaggagaacaAACCAGGAAAACCCCGGAAACGCAAGAAGCTT GACAGTGAGGAGGAATTTGGCTCCGAGCGCGATGAGTACCGGGAGAAGTCAGAGAGCGGGGGCAGCGAATATGGAATGGGACCAGGTCGGAAACGGAGGCggaagcacagagaaaaaaaggaaaagaagaccaAGCGGCggaaaaagggggagggagatggaggacAAAAG CAGGTAGAACAGAAGTCGTCCGCTACTCTGCTTCTGACCTGGGGCCTGGAGGACGTGGAGCATGTGTTCTCTGAGGAGGACTACCACACGCTCACCAACTACAAAGCCTTCAGCCAGTTCATGAG GCCCCTGATCGCGAAGAAGAATCCTAAGATCCCAATGTCTAAGATGATGACCATCCTCGGGGCCAAGTGGAGAGAGTTCAGTGCCAACAATCCCTTCAAGGGGTCGGCAGctgcggtggcggcggcggcggcggcagcagccgCAGCTGTGGCCGAGCAGGTGTCAGCTGCCGTGTCATCGGCCGCCCCCATAGCACCTTCCggaccccccaccctcccaccacctccTTCTGCCGATACCCAGCCCCCACCCATCCGAAGAGCCAAAACCAAAGAGGGCAAAG GTCCAGGCCATAAAAGGCGGAGTAAGAGTCCCCGAGTGCCTGACGGACGCAAGAAGCTTCGGGGAAAGAAGATGGCGCCCCTGAAAATCAAGCTTGGGCTGCTGGGTggcaagaggaagaagggaggctcG TATGTCTTGCAGAGTGATGAGGGCCCCGAGCCGGAGGCCGAGGAGTCAGACCTGGACAGCGGCAGCGTCCACAGCGCCTCGGGCCGGCCGGACGGGCCTGTCCGCACCAAGAAGCTCAAGAGAGGCCGGCCAGGGAGGAAGAAGCGGAAGG TCCTGGGCTGTCCCGCAGTGGCCGGGGAGGACGAGGTTGACGGCTACGAGACGGATCACCAGGATTACTGCGAGGTGTGCCAACAGGGTGGGGAAATTATTCTGTGCGACACCTGCCCTCGTGCCTACCACCTCGTCTGCCTTGATCCGGAGCTGGACCGGGCTCCCGAGGGCAAATGGAGCTGCCCCCACTGC GAGAAGGAGGGTGTGCAGTGGGAggccaaggaggaggaggaggagtacgaggaggagggagaggaagaaggggagaaggaggaggaggacgaccACATGGAGTACTGCCGCGTGTGTAAGGACGGGGGCGAGCTCCTGTGCTGCGATGCGTGTATCTCCTCCTACCACATTCACTGTCTGAACCCGCCCCTGCCTGACATCCCCAACGGGGAATGGCTGTGTCCCCGATGCACG TGCCCTGTGCTGAAAGGCCGTGTGCAGAAGATCCTGCACTGGCGGTGGGGGGAGCCGCCCGTGTCGGTGCCGGCACCCCAGCAGGCCGACGGGAACCCCGATGCCCCGCCACCCCGTCCTCTTCAAGGCCGATCGGAGCGAGAGTTCTTTGTCAAGTGGGTAGGACTGTCCTACTGGCACTGCTCCTGGGCCAAGGAGCTTCAG CTGGAGATCTTCCACTTGGTGATGTACCGGAACTACCAGAGGAAAAATGACATGGATGAGCCCCCGCCCCTGGACTATGGCTCCGGTGAGGACGACGGCAAGAGTGACAAACGCAAGGTCAAGGACCCGCACTACGCGGAGATGGAGGAGAAGTACTATCGCTTTGGCATCAAGCCAGAATGGATGACCGTCCACCGCATCATCAACCACAG TGTGGATAAAAAGGGGAATTACCACTATCTCGTGAAATGGCGGGACTTGCCCTATGACCAGTCCACGTGGGAGGAGGATGAAATGAACATCCCCGAGTACGAAGACCACAAACAGAGCTACTGGAGACACCG AGAACTGATCATGGGGGAGGACCCCGCCCAGCCCCGCAAgtataagaagaagaagaaggagctgCAGGGCGACGGGCCACCCAGTTCTCCTACTAACGAT CCTACGGTGAAATACGAGAGCCAGCCGCGGTTCATCACAGCCACGGGCGGCACACTGCACATGTACCAGCTGGAGGGCTTGAACTGGCTGCGCTTCTCCTGGGCCCAGGGGACCGACACCATCCTGGCTGACGAGATGGGGCTGGGCAAGACCATCCAGACTATCGTCTTCCTCTACTCGCTCTATAAGGAG GGCCACACAAAGGGTCCCTTCCTGGTGAGCGCCCCCCTCTCGACCATCATTAACTGGGAGCGGGAGTTCCAGATGTGGGCACCCAAGTTCTACGTGGTGACGTACACGGGTGACAAGGACAGCCGGGCCATCATCCGTGAGAACGAGTTTTCCTTCGAAGACAACGCCATCAAAGGTGGCAAGAAAGCTTTTAAGATGAAG AGGGAGGCCCAGGTCAAGTTCCACGTTCTGCTGACCTCGTACGAACTGATCACCATCGACCAGGCCGCCCTCGGCTCCATCCGCTGGGCCTGCCTCGTCGTAGACGAAGCCCATCGGCTCAAGAATAACCAGTCCAAG tttttcagGGTCCTCAATGGCTACAAGATAGATCATAAGTTGCTGCTGACCGGGACTCCGTTGCAGAATAACCTGGAGGAGCTCTTCCACCTGCTGAATTTCCTCACCCCAGAGAGGTTTAA CAACctggagggctttctggaggagTTTGCggacatctccaaagaagaccagATTAAGAAGCTGCACGATTTGCTGGGGCCGCACATGCTGCGGAGGCTCAAGGCTGATGTCTTCAAGAACATGCCAGCCAAGACAGAGCTCATCGTCCGGGTGGAGCTCAGCCCCATGCAGAA GAAATACTACAAGTACATCCTGACTCGGAACTTCGAGGCCTTGAACTCGCGAGGTGGCGGGAACCAGGTGTCGCTGCTCAACATCATGATGGATCTGAAGAAGTGTTGCAACCACCCCTACCTCTTCCCTGTGGCGGCCATG GAATCCCCCAAACTCCCCAGTGGAGCCTACGAGGGTGGGGCGCTTATTAAGGCGTCTGGCAAGCTCATGCTCTTACAGAAGATGTTACGGAAGCTGAAGGAGCAAGGACACAGAGTGCTCATCTTCTCACAG ATGACCAAGATGTTGGACCTGTTGGAGGACTTTTTAGACTACGAAGGCTACAAGTATGAGCGCATTGACGGCGGCATCACAGGCGCTCTGAGGCAGGAGGCCATCGATCGGTTCAACG CTCCCGGGGCCCAACAGTTCTGCTTCCTGCTGTCCACTCGTGCCGGGGGCCTGGGCATCAACCTGGCCACTGCAGACACGGTCATCATCTTCGATTCTGACTGGAACCCCCATAACGACATCCAG GCCTTCAGCCGCGCACACCGCATCGGCCAGGCCAACAAGGTGATGATTTACCGGTTTGTGACCCGCGCGTCCGTGGAAGAGAGGATCACCCAAGTGGCCAAGAGGAAGATGATGCTCACTCACCTGGTGGTGCGGCCCGGGCTGGGCTCCAAGGCCGGCTCCATGTCCAAGCAGGAGCTGGACGACATCCTCAAGTTCGGCACCGAGGAGTTGTTCAAGGACGAGAACGAGG GGGAGAACAAGGAGGAGGACAGCAGCGTGATTCACTACGACAACGAGGCCATCGCTCGGCTGTTGGACCGGAACCAGGATGCGACGGAGGACACGGATGTGCAGAACATGAACGAGTATCTCAGCTCCTTCAAGGTGGCCCAGTATGTGGTGCGGGAGGAAGACAAG ATTGAGGAGATCGAACGAGAGATCATCAAGCAGGAGGAGAACGTGGACCCCGACTACTGGGAGAAGCTGCTGCGGCACCACTacgagcagcagcaggaggaccTGGCCCGCAACCTGGGCAAGGGCAAGCGGGTCCGGAAGCAGGTCAACTACAACGATGCCGCCCAGGAGGACCAGG ATAACCAGTCCGAGTACTCAGTGGGATcggaggaggaggatgaagacTTCGACGAGCGTCCAGAAG GGCGTCGACAGTCAAAGAGGCAGCTCCGGAATGAGAAGGACAAGCCACTCCCTCCGCTGCTGGCGCGAGTTGGGGGCAACATTGAG GTGCTGGGATTCAACACCCGGCAGCGCAAGGCCTTCCTCAACGCTGTGATGCGCTGGGGGATGCCACCACAGGACGCCTTCACCACCCAGTGGCTGGTGCGGGACCTGAGGGGCAAGACAGAGAAGGAGTTCAA AGCCTATGTGTCTCTGTTCATGCGTCACCTCTGTGAGCCCGGGGCAGATGGCTCAGAGACCTTTGCTGATGGTGTCCCTCGGGAGGGCCTGAGTCGCCAGCAAGTGCTGACCCGGATTGGAGTCATGTCTCTCGTCAAGAAGAAG GTACAGGAATTTGAGCACATCAATGGGCGCTGGTCGATGCCCGAGCTGATGCCCGACCCCAGCGCCGACTCTAAGCGTTCCTCCAGAGCTTCCTCTCCTACCAAAACGTCTCCCACCACCCCTGAGGCCTCTGCTACCAACAGTCCTTGCACTTCGAAGCCTG CTACCCCAGCTCCTAGTGAGAAAGGAGATGGCGTGAGGACACCGCTTGAAAAGGATGAAGCAGAAAACCAGGAGGAGAAGCCTGAGAAGAACAGCAAAATCGGGGAGAAGATGGAGACAGAG GCTGATGTCCCTAGCCCAGCCCCATCACTTGGGGAGCGGCTGGAGTCCAGAAAGATCCCTCTAGAGGAGGAGGTGCCGGGAGTCCCTGGAGAAATGGAGCCCGAGCCTGGGTACCGGGGGGACAGAGAGAAGTCAG CCACAGAGTCGACGCcaggagagaggggggaggagaagCCGTTGGATGgccaggagcacagggagaggccgGAGGGGGAAACAGGGGATTTGGGCAAGAGAG AAGACGTGAAAGGGGAGCGGGAGCTGCGGCCGGGGCCTCCCCGGGATGAGCCTCGGCCCAACAGCCGGCGCGAGGAGAAGGTGGAGAAGCCCCGGTTCATGTTCAACATCGCAGACGGAGGCTTCACAG AGCTTCACACGCTGTGGCAGAACGAGGAGCGGGCGGCTATTTGCTCCGGGAAACTCAATGAGATCTGGCACCGAAGACATGACTATTGGCTTCTGGCCGGGATTGTCCT CCACGGCTATGCACGGTGGCAGGACATCCAAAATGACGCTCAGTTTGCCATCATCAATGAGCCGTTTAAAACTGAAGCCAATAAGGGGAACTTTCTGGAGATGAAAAATAAGTTCCTGGCCCGGAGATTCAAG CTCCTGGAGCAGGCGCTGGTGATCGAGGAGCAGCTTCGGCGGGCGGCCTACCTGAACCTGTCCCAGGAGCCGGCGCACCCCGCCATGGCCCTCCACGCCCGCTTCGCCGAGGCCGAATGCCTGGCCGAGAGCCACCAGCACCTCTCCAAGGAGTCGCTGGCGGGGAACAAGCCGGCCAACGCCGTCCTGCACAAGG TTCTGAACCAGCTGGAGGAGTTGCTGAGCGACATGAAGGCGGACGTGACCCGCCTGCCGGCCACGCTGTCCCGAATCCCCCCCATCGCAGCCCGCCTGCAGATGTCCGAGCGCAGCATCCTCAGCCGGCTGGCCAGCAAGGGCACGGAGCCTCACCCCACACCG GCCTTTCCCCCGGGGCCCTACGCTACGCCTCCGGGGTACGGGGCGGCCTTCAGCGCCGCCCCCGTCGGGGCCCTGGCCGCCGCCGGCGCCAACTACAGCCAGATGCCTGCAGGCTCCTTCATCACAG CCGCCACCAACGGCCCTCCAGTGCTggtgaagaaggagaaggaaatggtGGGGGCGCTGGTGTCAGACGGGCTGGATCGGAAGGAGCCCCGAGCCGGGGAGGTGATCTGTATAGACGACTGA